One genomic region from Phragmites australis chromosome 1, lpPhrAust1.1, whole genome shotgun sequence encodes:
- the LOC133916630 gene encoding uncharacterized protein LOC133916630 produces MSDHPLAGEHHPSPASSAALGPLLLLPSELLHEILLRLAVPELLRVRSVARPLSHLITSPDFRRLYHLSSASSGPGPAAAWLLLFKKLPPRDAAIRGFHGPSGRWFRIPVSAILAPAVPPGEDLYFLAASGSSFLFAANGRRELVVVDLTSRAARRLPPSPLGPRGTSSWRRFGLKLVADPPGSNRFRFMFAELVNNTPFLFEYRSETDTWQQSEAVLAEGAAPVPAAPDGTYLCAAHAGPDCVMVYSGPGAEDRPVFFRPRFPPHNPNNAGDRLHVYGDGSAAVVRSAVIDDPPSRNRVKVVTAVDLYGFRASSVVGGDWELVASVPAELIDGFRKPYAVMTGLLAEREGVVRLVLISNCRGAWDLVWLSYDRERGEWQWVPVPDWGTSKGLNMAGIAVSSTFSSLWPLASPSSSSQPPVNG; encoded by the exons ATGTCCGACCACCCCCTCGCCGGCGAGCACCACCCCTCTCCGGCGAGCTCGGCCGCCCTGGGCCCCCTGCTGCTCCTCCCGTCGGAGCTCCTCCACGAgatcctcctccgcctcgccgTGCCGGAGCTCCTCCGCGTCCGCTCCGTCGCGCGCCCGCTCTCGCACCTCATCACTTCCCCGGACTTCCGCCGCCTGTACCATCTCTCCTCAGCCTCCTCGGGGCCCGGCCCGGCCGCCGCGTGGCTCCTCCTCTTCAAGAAGCTTCCCCCGCGCGACGCCGCGATCCGGGGCTTCCACGGGCCGTCGGGACGCTGGTTCCGCATCCCCGTCTCCGCGATCCTCGCCCCCGCCGTACCCCCCGGCGAGGACCTCTACTTCctcgccgcctccggcagctcgtTCCTGTTCGCCGCCAACGGCCGCCGCGAGCTCGTGGTCGTCGACCTCACCTCCCGCGCCGCGCGCCGCCTCCCGCCGTCCCCTCTCGGCCCCCGCGGCACCTCCTCGTGGCGCCGCTTCGGCCTCAAGCTCGTCGCCGATCCCCCCGGTTCAAACCGGTTTAG GTTTATGTTTGCCGAGCTGGTGAACAACACGCCATTCCTCTTCGAGTACCGGTCCGAGACCGACACGTGGCAGCAGTCGGAGGCGGTCCTGGCCGAGGGGGCAGCGCCCGTGCCGGCCGCTCCAGACGGCACCTACCTCTGCGCAGCGCACGCCGGGCCGGACTGCGTCATGGTGTACTCCGGCCCGGGCGCGGAGGACCGCCCGGTCTTCTTCCGGCCGCGGTTCCCGCCGCACAACCCGAACAACGCCGGCGACCGGCTGCACGTGTACGGCGACGGGAGCGCAGCGGTGGTGCGGTCGGCGGTGATCGACGATCCGCCGAGCCGGAACCGCGTCAAGGTCGTGACGGCTGTGGACCTGTACGGGTTCAGGGCGTCGTCGGTGGTGGGAGGCGACTGGGAGCTGGTGGCCTCCGTGCCGGCCGAGCTGATCGACGGGTTCCGGAAGCCGTACGCCGTGATGACGGGGCTGCTGGCAGAGCGGGAGGGCGTGGTCCGGCTGGTGCTCATCTCCAACTGCAGGGGCGCCTGGGACCTGGTGTGGCTGTCGTACGACCGCGAGCGCGGCGAGTGGCAGTGGGTGCCGGTGCCAGACTGGGGCACTAGCAAGGGGCTCAACATGGCCGGCATCGCCGtctcctccaccttctccaGCCTCTGGCCGCTGGCGTCGCCGTCGTCCAGCAGCCAGCCACCGGTGAACGGATGA